A part of Lacibacter sp. H407 genomic DNA contains:
- a CDS encoding prolyl oligopeptidase family serine peptidase — protein sequence MYHQTYNGDFPQLNNIVYEEIELPSHDGTLVPLTIIYNKALLKKDGSNGCVMVGYGAYGANSLGDPYFDANLLPMLNRGYIMALAHVRGGGEKGNDWHLGGKKTTKPNTWKDFNACANWLIKSNYTSSAKFSCIGASAGGILIGRAITERPDLYKAAVCKVGVLNALRTEFMPSGPTQIAEFGTVKDSIEFKALLEMDAYHHTKQGVHYPAQLITCSFKDFRVQSYMPAKFAAKMQAANASTNPVWLYVDFEGGHFGSSNQDEFFAQMVREWGFILWQTGHPDFQQAK from the coding sequence TTGTATCATCAAACCTACAACGGCGATTTTCCGCAGTTGAACAATATTGTGTATGAAGAAATTGAATTGCCTTCACACGACGGAACATTGGTGCCACTCACCATTATCTACAACAAAGCGTTGCTGAAAAAAGATGGTTCAAATGGATGTGTAATGGTGGGTTATGGTGCGTATGGTGCCAACTCCTTGGGCGATCCTTATTTTGATGCCAACCTGTTGCCCATGCTCAACCGAGGTTATATTATGGCACTTGCGCATGTGCGTGGTGGTGGCGAAAAAGGGAACGACTGGCATTTAGGCGGCAAAAAAACAACCAAGCCCAATACGTGGAAAGATTTTAATGCCTGTGCCAATTGGTTGATCAAAAGCAACTACACATCGTCCGCAAAATTCAGTTGCATCGGTGCCAGTGCCGGCGGCATACTCATTGGCCGTGCCATTACTGAACGACCGGATTTATACAAAGCTGCTGTTTGTAAAGTGGGCGTGTTAAATGCATTGCGTACAGAATTTATGCCGTCGGGTCCAACGCAGATAGCTGAGTTTGGAACAGTAAAAGACTCGATCGAATTCAAAGCGCTGTTGGAGATGGATGCTTATCATCATACAAAACAGGGTGTACATTATCCCGCACAATTGATTACCTGTAGCTTTAAAGATTTTCGTGTGCAGAGTTATATGCCGGCGAAGTTTGCTGCAAAGATGCAGGCAGCCAATGCATCAACCAATCCTGTTTGGCTGTATGTGGATTTTGAAGGTGGGCATTTTGGCAGTAGCAATCAAGATGAGTTTTTTGCACAAATGGTGAGAGAGTGGGGTTTTATTTTATGGCAAACAGGGCATCCGGATTTTCAGCAGGCGAAATAA
- a CDS encoding outer membrane beta-barrel protein, whose translation MKIKILCLAIFAASISSVSAQNSSVFIKAGYNMANISISDDGAVDENRMLSSFQVGLQGDIAVIKNVLSIQPGLFFTGKGSKLQSGQPGQNGYFRSVVNPYYIEVPVNVVVKAPLGGGAKFFAGAGPYVAMGVGGNRKLDYQIIGVAYNRTDKIDFSNDDPTTQGEEGAGYGILRRFDYGLNGTVGFEGEKAMFSVNYGLGLAKLQSGADNNIDEKNKHRVLSFTVGFRL comes from the coding sequence ATGAAAATCAAAATTCTTTGTCTTGCTATTTTTGCTGCAAGCATCAGCAGCGTATCAGCGCAGAACTCTTCCGTATTTATTAAAGCCGGTTATAACATGGCGAATATCTCAATCAGTGATGATGGTGCAGTAGATGAAAACAGGATGCTGTCAAGTTTTCAAGTTGGATTGCAGGGCGATATAGCTGTTATTAAAAATGTGCTTTCTATTCAACCGGGATTATTTTTCACCGGTAAAGGTTCAAAGTTGCAAAGTGGACAACCAGGCCAAAATGGCTATTTCCGCTCAGTAGTAAATCCTTACTATATCGAAGTTCCTGTAAACGTTGTTGTGAAAGCTCCTTTAGGTGGTGGCGCTAAATTTTTTGCAGGCGCAGGTCCATATGTTGCGATGGGTGTAGGGGGTAATCGAAAACTGGATTACCAGATAATTGGTGTTGCATACAATAGAACTGATAAAATTGATTTTTCAAATGATGATCCTACCACACAAGGTGAAGAGGGTGCAGGATATGGTATTCTCCGTCGTTTCGATTATGGTTTAAATGGTACAGTAGGTTTTGAAGGAGAGAAAGCAATGTTCTCGGTGAATTATGGCTTGGGTTTAGCGAAACTGCAATCAGGTGCAGATAATAACATTGATGAAAAAAACAAACATAGAGTTCTGAGTTTTACAGTCGGTTTCCGTTTGTAA
- a CDS encoding DUF2911 domain-containing protein, whose amino-acid sequence MKRILSLLPVLVLLLSVTACAQNQTKPSPPASAELKAGDATIKINYSAPSVKGREIWGKLVPYGEVWRTGANEATVFETDKDIKVEGKTLAAGKYSLFTIPGEKEWVIIFNKNPKQWGAYSYKATDDVLRVTVKPAAAEMTETLKIDGANGKVTISWEKLAVAFNVAQ is encoded by the coding sequence ATGAAACGTATCTTAAGTCTATTGCCGGTCTTGGTTTTACTGTTATCAGTAACGGCCTGTGCACAGAATCAAACAAAACCCAGCCCACCTGCAAGTGCAGAATTAAAAGCGGGTGATGCGACTATTAAAATCAATTACAGTGCACCATCTGTAAAAGGTCGTGAGATCTGGGGTAAATTAGTTCCCTATGGTGAAGTTTGGCGTACGGGTGCAAATGAAGCCACTGTGTTTGAAACAGACAAGGATATTAAAGTAGAAGGTAAAACACTTGCTGCCGGTAAATATTCACTGTTTACTATTCCCGGTGAAAAAGAGTGGGTGATCATCTTTAACAAAAATCCAAAGCAATGGGGCGCTTACAGTTACAAAGCAACGGATGATGTGTTGCGTGTAACCGTAAAACCTGCTGCAGCAGAAATGACTGAAACATTAAAAATTGACGGTGCAAACGGTAAAGTGACCATTAGTTGGGAAAAACTTGCTGTTGCATTTAACGTAGCCCAATAA
- a CDS encoding serine hydrolase domain-containing protein produces MKKTFQLLTIAFVFLQVRGWAQQLHYSREESNAIHDSIKQSRWDVGGRLSHYSFRYMSEFFPVGIIQKSNAPYVFKSDPKKSIEAISVKSKNGNITFENYLNQLHIGSFIVVHKGVIVYEKYFSMLPNDQHSLQSVTKVITSALITGLVNEKKIDINRSIETYLPELKGGDWQGISVKDILNMRSGMDSYSIDFASGPFTNPQHKNYQFESALGLLPKASTTPVSVFTFLAGIKKDKPAGSHAEYSNLNTFVLGWLAEKVTGKKYADLVSERIWKPMGASSDAYVCLSDKGIPWSHGGMSVTLRDLARFGMMFTNSEIKKRNGAIMNAVQQKEMFDAPAINNPMAPFKWMYQWDLASDGVMMKGGFGGQALYVVPGKEIVIAYFNYVDSDWTLNTIISDAVFNDIIKAVEAGQ; encoded by the coding sequence ATGAAGAAGACATTTCAGTTACTCACAATTGCATTTGTATTCCTACAGGTTAGGGGATGGGCACAACAGTTACATTATTCAAGGGAAGAAAGCAATGCCATTCACGATAGTATCAAGCAAAGCAGGTGGGATGTTGGCGGAAGGTTATCGCATTATAGTTTCAGGTACATGTCGGAGTTTTTTCCTGTTGGTATTATTCAGAAGTCCAATGCGCCTTATGTATTCAAAAGCGATCCTAAAAAATCAATTGAGGCTATTTCTGTTAAATCAAAGAACGGAAACATTACTTTCGAAAATTATTTGAATCAATTACACATCGGCAGTTTTATTGTGGTTCACAAAGGCGTGATTGTATATGAGAAGTATTTCTCTATGCTTCCAAACGATCAGCATTCACTTCAATCGGTAACCAAAGTAATTACTTCGGCACTTATTACCGGTTTGGTCAACGAAAAGAAAATTGACATTAATCGATCCATTGAAACTTATCTTCCCGAATTAAAAGGCGGCGACTGGCAGGGAATTTCTGTAAAAGATATTTTGAACATGCGTTCGGGCATGGATAGTTATTCCATTGATTTTGCCAGCGGGCCGTTCACGAATCCGCAACATAAAAATTATCAGTTTGAATCGGCTCTGGGCCTGTTGCCAAAAGCTTCAACTACACCTGTATCTGTTTTTACATTTCTTGCAGGAATAAAAAAAGACAAGCCTGCCGGATCGCATGCTGAGTATTCTAATCTAAACACGTTTGTATTGGGATGGCTTGCAGAAAAAGTGACAGGAAAAAAATATGCAGATCTGGTGTCGGAACGAATATGGAAACCGATGGGTGCGTCTTCTGATGCATATGTATGTCTTTCAGACAAGGGCATTCCGTGGTCTCATGGAGGTATGTCAGTAACCTTGCGGGATCTGGCACGTTTTGGAATGATGTTTACCAACAGTGAGATCAAAAAACGAAACGGAGCTATCATGAACGCCGTGCAACAAAAGGAAATGTTTGATGCCCCCGCTATCAATAATCCGATGGCTCCATTTAAATGGATGTATCAATGGGATCTGGCAAGTGATGGTGTAATGATGAAAGGTGGTTTTGGCGGCCAGGCTTTATATGTTGTTCCGGGAAAAGAAATCGTGATCGCTTATTTTAATTATGTTGATAGTGATTGGACTTTGAATACCATCATTTCTGATGCAGTATTCAATGATATCATTAAAGCGGTAGAAGCAGGTCAATAG
- the arr gene encoding NAD(+)--rifampin ADP-ribosyltransferase, with protein sequence MENNKTNHQSGVAAASVFSQTYFHGTKADLSPGDFIETGIKSNYGQKNAAKYIYLTATLDAAIWGAELAAGNGPERIYLVEPTGALEDDPNVTDKKFPGNPTMSYRSKYSFKVVAEVVNWQGHAHEQIKAMKDALAKLNEQGIEAIED encoded by the coding sequence ATGGAAAACAACAAAACCAATCATCAATCAGGCGTAGCTGCTGCCAGTGTTTTTTCACAAACCTATTTTCATGGCACAAAAGCCGATCTCAGCCCCGGCGATTTTATTGAAACCGGCATTAAATCAAACTACGGACAAAAGAATGCAGCGAAATATATTTATCTCACCGCCACGCTTGATGCCGCCATTTGGGGAGCTGAACTTGCTGCAGGCAATGGACCTGAACGAATTTATCTGGTGGAACCAACAGGTGCTCTCGAAGATGATCCGAATGTAACCGATAAAAAATTTCCAGGCAATCCTACTATGTCGTACCGTTCAAAGTATTCATTCAAAGTTGTCGCTGAAGTAGTAAATTGGCAAGGCCATGCACATGAGCAGATAAAAGCAATGAAAGATGCATTGGCAAAATTAAATGAACAAGGTATTGAGGCGATTGAAGATTAA
- a CDS encoding Tex family protein, with protein MNTFLNEQLFFLRQPAYIAARFLHNKFEYTMREFSSTIAGALRLRVQQVETVIDLLEEGSTIPFIARYRKDKTDNLDEVVIQQIQDQAKFLKEFTERKTFIEKTITEQGKMTDALQAKLDKATTINELEDIYLPYKPKRKTKAQTARENGLEPLALLLLEQKDIAVNEHAATFINEKVATVEDALQGARDIISEQVNEDALVRAKLRKYFEDQALVKSTVMKDKEADGIKFKDYFDFSEPVHKIPSHRILAILRGFTEGVLKMSIEPEEELAIELIDSLYIRGMNESTAQVKKAIKDAYKRLLQPSLETEFRSQLKQKGDEEAITVFAENLRQLLLSSPLGSKRILAIDPGYRTGCKIVCLDEKGDLQTTDLIFIHEPGKLYTAEQTIRHLVNAFQTQVFAIGDGTAGRETEQFIKKLNLGLPVFLVNEDGASIYSASEVAREEFPDKDITVRGAVSIGRRLMDPLAELVKIDPKSIGVGQYQHDVNQMRLKERLDQTVVSCVNQVGVNLNTASKNLLSYVSGINSSIAENIVKYRNEIGRFTSRKQLLKVPRLGDKAFEQCAGFLRIPDGENALDKSAVHPEAYAVVEKMAADLQLKLEELVGNETTIKQIPAKKYVTETIGELTINDILKELVKPGLDPRSEVQAFEYANIFSIDEVTAGMVIPGVVTNLTRFGAFVDIGVKQDGLVHVSEISHEYITDPAEKLKLNDKVMVKVVEVDVQRKRIALSIKQTQEAPARGTRIKPQGQATGFKKQEDLSNLTVNDALAALKKKFGK; from the coding sequence GTGAACACATTTTTAAATGAACAACTTTTTTTTCTACGTCAGCCAGCCTATATTGCAGCCCGTTTTTTACATAACAAGTTTGAATATACCATGAGAGAATTTTCATCAACGATCGCAGGTGCATTGCGCCTGCGGGTGCAGCAGGTAGAAACAGTGATTGATTTACTGGAAGAAGGTTCCACCATTCCGTTTATTGCCCGTTACCGAAAAGATAAGACCGATAACCTGGATGAAGTAGTGATCCAGCAAATACAGGATCAGGCAAAATTTTTAAAAGAATTTACAGAACGAAAAACATTTATTGAAAAAACAATTACCGAACAGGGTAAGATGACGGATGCGTTGCAGGCTAAATTGGACAAGGCAACAACAATAAATGAGTTGGAAGATATCTATCTCCCTTATAAACCAAAACGAAAAACTAAAGCCCAGACTGCAAGAGAAAACGGACTTGAACCGTTAGCCCTCCTCCTACTCGAACAAAAAGATATTGCCGTAAACGAGCATGCAGCAACGTTTATCAATGAGAAAGTTGCAACGGTTGAAGATGCGTTGCAGGGTGCACGGGATATTATTTCGGAACAAGTGAATGAAGATGCTCTTGTACGGGCCAAACTCCGTAAATATTTTGAAGATCAGGCATTGGTGAAAAGCACAGTGATGAAAGACAAAGAAGCCGATGGCATTAAGTTTAAAGACTACTTTGATTTCAGTGAACCGGTGCATAAAATTCCATCGCATCGTATCCTTGCGATACTCCGTGGTTTTACAGAGGGTGTGTTGAAGATGAGTATAGAACCGGAAGAAGAACTGGCCATTGAGTTGATCGATTCATTATATATAAGAGGAATGAATGAATCAACTGCACAGGTAAAGAAAGCGATCAAAGATGCCTACAAGCGATTACTGCAACCAAGCCTTGAAACAGAATTCCGTTCGCAGTTAAAACAAAAGGGCGATGAAGAAGCCATTACTGTGTTTGCAGAAAATCTTCGTCAATTGTTATTGAGCAGTCCATTAGGCAGCAAACGTATTCTTGCAATTGACCCCGGTTACAGAACAGGTTGTAAAATTGTTTGCTTAGATGAGAAAGGTGATCTGCAAACAACGGACCTCATCTTTATACATGAGCCGGGCAAATTGTATACGGCTGAGCAAACCATCCGTCATTTAGTGAATGCATTTCAGACACAGGTGTTTGCCATTGGGGATGGTACAGCAGGAAGAGAAACAGAACAGTTCATTAAAAAATTAAATCTTGGCTTACCTGTTTTTCTGGTGAATGAAGATGGTGCGTCCATTTACAGTGCAAGCGAAGTTGCCCGGGAAGAATTTCCGGATAAAGATATTACGGTACGTGGTGCTGTAAGTATTGGCCGCCGGTTAATGGATCCATTGGCAGAGTTGGTAAAGATCGATCCAAAAAGTATTGGTGTAGGACAATACCAGCACGATGTTAATCAAATGCGTTTGAAAGAACGTCTTGATCAAACTGTTGTGAGTTGTGTAAACCAGGTGGGTGTGAATTTGAATACAGCCAGTAAAAATTTATTAAGTTATGTGAGCGGTATCAACAGCAGCATTGCAGAAAATATTGTGAAGTACAGAAACGAGATCGGTCGTTTTACAAGTCGCAAACAATTATTGAAAGTGCCACGCCTCGGCGATAAAGCATTTGAACAATGTGCAGGTTTCTTACGCATACCCGATGGTGAAAATGCATTGGATAAAAGTGCCGTACATCCAGAAGCGTATGCGGTAGTTGAAAAAATGGCAGCCGATCTGCAATTAAAACTGGAAGAACTGGTAGGTAATGAAACAACTATCAAACAGATCCCTGCAAAAAAATATGTAACGGAAACCATTGGTGAATTAACCATCAATGATATTTTGAAAGAACTGGTAAAGCCCGGTCTTGATCCACGCAGCGAGGTACAGGCATTTGAATATGCCAACATCTTCAGTATTGATGAAGTAACGGCAGGTATGGTGATTCCCGGCGTTGTAACCAACCTCACCCGCTTTGGTGCATTTGTTGATATTGGTGTGAAACAGGATGGCCTGGTGCATGTATCAGAAATATCACACGAGTATATTACTGACCCGGCTGAAAAATTAAAGTTGAACGATAAAGTAATGGTGAAAGTGGTGGAAGTAGATGTGCAAAGAAAACGAATTGCATTATCAATCAAGCAAACGCAAGAAGCACCTGCAAGAGGAACAAGAATAAAACCACAAGGACAAGCAACAGGTTTCAAGAAACAGGAAGACTTAAGCAACTTAACGGTGAATGATGCGTTGGCCGCATTGAAGAAGAAATTTGGGAAGTAA
- a CDS encoding VPS10 domain-containing protein translates to MYQLKTAAILKNCLFKVTPLLSFLFLVLISNAQIKPTTAEERLKGMQLRKEMEKKSLLKESKFRNIGPTVMSGRVNDIEVNPEDVTEFYVAYASGGLWHTTNNGQSFTPIFDNEDVMTIGDIAVKWYGSRIIWVGSGEVNSSRSSYAGNGVYKSGDNGKTWEYLGLPESHHIGKIQLHPTDPNTAWVAALGHLYSPNKERGVYKTVDGGKTWKLTLAIDENTGAVEMEINPNNPNDLYAAMWNRTRRGWKFDESGPTSGIYKSTDGGNNWTLISGPGSGFAEGKKLGRIGLSVFAQNPNIVFAVIDNYNPLPDTGKKQVTGDTTIQLKDFKTMTADQLLTLDDKKLDTFIRKQRFPAKYNAAVVKEMVRGGKIQPVALWDYFDAGDDGFSNAGIKGCEVYRSDDAGKTWKLINNKLPQAFSTYGYYFAKIYVSPTNADKIVVLGVNAWLSTDAGKTFKNIDGRNVHSDHHALWINPKRDSHMINGNDGGLNITYDNGVNWFKANSPAVGQYYAIAVDDAKPYNVYGGFQDNGTWFGPSNNRETTDWHDSGNYPYKSIGGGDGMQVQVDTRDNTTVYVGSQFGAYARVNKNAPFAGRVSVRPQHELGDKPLRFNWQSPILLSKHNQDVFYFGSNRFHRSFNKGENSVNLSGDLTGGKKEGNVPFGTLVTMSESPLRFGLIYTGSDDGFIHLTKDGGYSWTAIHSKLPKQVQGLYVSRVVASKFKESRVYVTLNGYRNDHFAAWVFVSEDYGTTWKQIFTDLPAEPVNVIREDPKQENLLYVGTDHALYVSVDGGAGSMAWMSGLPRVAIHDIVIQERENEIVLGTHGRSLYIGSLTEVQKLASDKAYYEMKKAELK, encoded by the coding sequence ATGTACCAGTTAAAAACGGCTGCAATTCTTAAAAATTGCCTGTTCAAAGTTACCCCTCTTCTTTCGTTTCTGTTCCTTGTACTTATCAGTAACGCACAAATCAAGCCAACAACTGCCGAAGAGCGGCTGAAAGGCATGCAGTTACGCAAGGAAATGGAAAAGAAATCTTTGTTAAAAGAAAGTAAGTTCCGAAACATTGGTCCTACAGTAATGAGCGGACGTGTAAATGATATCGAAGTAAACCCTGAAGATGTTACAGAATTTTATGTTGCATATGCCAGTGGTGGTTTGTGGCATACAACTAACAATGGCCAATCGTTCACACCCATTTTTGATAATGAAGATGTGATGACGATTGGAGATATTGCTGTGAAATGGTATGGTAGCCGCATTATTTGGGTGGGCAGTGGCGAAGTAAACAGCAGCCGTTCATCGTATGCCGGTAATGGTGTATATAAAAGTGGCGATAATGGTAAAACATGGGAGTACCTCGGTTTGCCTGAAAGTCATCATATCGGAAAAATTCAATTGCACCCAACTGATCCAAACACAGCATGGGTAGCTGCATTGGGACATTTGTATTCACCCAATAAAGAACGTGGTGTGTACAAAACAGTTGATGGCGGTAAAACATGGAAGCTCACACTTGCGATTGATGAAAATACCGGTGCAGTTGAAATGGAGATCAACCCCAATAATCCCAACGACCTGTATGCAGCCATGTGGAACCGTACACGCAGAGGTTGGAAGTTTGATGAAAGCGGCCCCACCAGCGGCATTTATAAAAGTACCGATGGTGGTAACAACTGGACCTTGATCAGTGGACCGGGCAGCGGTTTTGCGGAAGGAAAAAAGCTCGGTCGTATTGGCTTGAGTGTGTTTGCACAAAACCCAAACATTGTATTTGCTGTAATTGACAATTACAATCCGTTACCCGATACCGGCAAAAAACAAGTAACCGGTGATACAACCATTCAACTGAAAGATTTTAAAACCATGACGGCAGATCAACTGCTGACTCTGGATGATAAAAAGCTGGATACGTTTATTCGCAAGCAACGTTTCCCGGCAAAATATAATGCTGCGGTTGTAAAGGAAATGGTACGAGGCGGAAAAATTCAACCCGTTGCATTGTGGGATTATTTTGATGCAGGCGATGATGGTTTCAGCAATGCAGGCATCAAAGGTTGCGAAGTATATCGCAGCGATGATGCAGGTAAAACATGGAAGCTTATCAACAATAAATTACCGCAGGCATTCAGTACCTATGGATATTATTTTGCGAAGATCTATGTGTCGCCCACCAATGCAGATAAGATCGTTGTATTGGGAGTAAATGCATGGTTAAGTACTGATGCAGGTAAAACATTTAAGAATATCGACGGACGTAATGTGCATTCCGATCATCATGCATTATGGATCAACCCTAAGCGTGATTCGCATATGATCAATGGAAACGATGGTGGTTTGAATATTACGTATGATAATGGTGTAAACTGGTTCAAAGCCAATTCGCCGGCGGTAGGCCAGTATTATGCCATTGCTGTGGATGATGCAAAGCCCTACAATGTATATGGTGGTTTCCAGGATAACGGTACATGGTTTGGCCCAAGCAACAATCGTGAAACAACCGATTGGCACGACAGTGGCAACTATCCATACAAATCAATTGGCGGAGGCGATGGTATGCAGGTACAGGTTGATACAAGAGATAATACAACTGTATATGTTGGTTCGCAGTTTGGAGCTTATGCAAGAGTAAATAAAAATGCGCCGTTTGCAGGTCGTGTAAGTGTGCGTCCGCAACATGAGCTGGGTGATAAGCCATTACGTTTTAACTGGCAGTCGCCGATTCTTTTATCGAAACACAACCAGGATGTATTTTATTTCGGCAGCAACCGTTTCCACAGAAGTTTCAACAAGGGTGAAAACTCAGTGAACTTAAGCGGCGATCTTACAGGCGGTAAAAAAGAAGGCAATGTGCCGTTTGGTACACTGGTAACCATGAGTGAATCGCCATTACGTTTTGGGTTGATCTATACCGGTAGTGACGATGGATTTATCCATCTTACAAAAGATGGTGGTTATAGTTGGACAGCCATTCATTCCAAGTTACCAAAGCAGGTACAGGGATTGTATGTAAGCCGTGTAGTTGCATCGAAATTCAAAGAGAGCAGGGTATATGTTACATTGAACGGATACCGCAACGATCATTTTGCTGCATGGGTATTTGTAAGTGAAGATTATGGAACTACATGGAAACAGATCTTTACTGATTTACCAGCTGAACCGGTGAATGTGATCCGTGAAGATCCGAAGCAGGAGAATCTGTTGTACGTGGGTACCGATCATGCATTGTATGTATCAGTAGATGGAGGTGCCGGCAGTATGGCATGGATGAGCGGCCTGCCTCGTGTGGCTATTCATGATATTGTTATTCAGGAGCGTGAAAATGAAATTGTATTGGGTACGCACGGCCGTAGTTTGTACATTGGTTCGCTTACCGAAGTGCAAAAGCTGGCAAGCGATAAAGCTTATTATGAGATGAAAAAGGCGGAATTAAAATAA
- a CDS encoding toxin-antitoxin system YwqK family antitoxin has translation MKSRRMISNIRMLMLSAVATLLFWMSGVAQCKDFTIGVKGDTLNCTDVKDLKQGKWVIRYDEVRGEPGYEEEGEFKNGKKEGPWRSYTLMGDLLAIEFYRANNKHGKQQYFNANGDLVREESWLAQNPDKPSETIEVFDVNDPKKVYLVEVKLEASTVAHGMWTIYEPGTGKILRKENFILGKLDDGTGTANGIVKKDPNDPNETTTTKKETPKEKVKPKEILEYEKKNAGKKKIKVRTGQTGG, from the coding sequence ATGAAAAGTAGAAGAATGATTTCAAACATACGAATGTTGATGTTAAGTGCAGTAGCCACTCTCCTTTTTTGGATGAGCGGTGTTGCTCAATGCAAAGACTTTACGATTGGTGTAAAAGGCGATACGCTCAACTGTACCGATGTTAAAGATCTGAAACAGGGTAAATGGGTGATCCGTTACGATGAAGTGCGTGGAGAGCCCGGCTATGAAGAAGAAGGTGAATTCAAAAACGGAAAGAAAGAAGGGCCATGGCGTTCGTACACATTAATGGGCGATCTGCTGGCCATTGAATTTTACAGGGCCAATAACAAACATGGCAAACAACAATACTTTAATGCAAATGGTGATCTGGTGCGGGAAGAAAGCTGGCTGGCTCAAAACCCCGACAAACCTTCTGAAACCATTGAAGTGTTTGATGTGAACGATCCCAAAAAAGTGTATTTGGTAGAAGTAAAACTGGAAGCATCTACCGTTGCACATGGTATGTGGACGATCTACGAACCCGGTACCGGCAAAATATTACGCAAAGAAAATTTTATACTCGGCAAACTCGATGATGGTACCGGTACTGCCAATGGTATTGTAAAAAAAGATCCCAACGATCCGAACGAAACAACTACCACCAAGAAAGAAACGCCGAAAGAAAAAGTAAAGCCCAAAGAAATTCTTGAATACGAAAAGAAGAATGCGGGTAAGAAAAAAATAAAAGTGAGAACAGGACAAACGGGCGGATGA